The DNA sequence AATCTTTAGGTCAAATTGAATTTATTTCAGGATTTGGAAACGATTGGGAAGGCAGTTGGGATTATAGGGGCATAATCAGGGATTCTACATTATTAATAAAGCGCATTGACGATGTTGAATGTTTGGATGAAGAAGGAAATCCAATTGAAGGCTATTCTCATCTTGAAATTGATGAAAAGTATAAATTAAATATAGATGGTAGTATTCAGAATATAAGTAATGATACCATAAACAAAAAGTACTGTAGGCAACAATAAATATACGTAATGCGGGGTGATTTTGTGAATTTGAACATTAAAGCATTTAATAAACAATGTATCGGTTTGACAGTGGAGTGCCTTGAAATCCCGAACTACGCATATTCGAGCCGTTGTAAATCATAAAACTAAATACCAAATATGAAAAAATTTGTGGTTAATAAAGTTTTAAAAGGAAGCGCTTACTCATCCTATTCAATTGTTTATTCTCCTTTGATTATAGGAGTATTATTATTTTTCTTTCAGGGAGTTGTTTTTAAACAGAGTAGTAAGTTTCCTTTGATTGTTCATTTTTTTCCTTTTCCTTTTTTACTATTTCAAGTTATATGGATGGAGACTGTATCAGATGAATTACTATTTAAAGTTAAAGATTATTCGTCCTTAAAAGTTAGTCGGATGAAAAAACTGTTTAAAATATCAAAGTGGGCTTTATTAGTATTGTCGATTCAGATAAGTCTGATTTTTTTGTTAATGACAGGAGGTGCAATGACTAATTTAAATCAAAATCCAGTAATAAAATACCTATTAATATTTGTGTTCATAACTCTAATATTACTGATGCTACTATCCTATTATACTTTTTACTCAGGGAGTAGATATATAGGAAAGTTGCTGTCTGAAATAGAATCATCCTTTTATGATATTCCTTCTAAAAATACACGAATTCATTTAACATCTGTAAAAGGACTTTTTCCATGGGGATATATAAAAACACATGAACGGATTAAACGAATAATAGAATAAAAAGACTTACAACATCACCTAAAAAGTATTGAAACGCTTTTTAGCCAAACCCTTAGCTGTAATTAGTATAATATACAAATGAATAAAATTGTTTTAATATTTCTTTTTGCTTGCATATCATGTCAAAAAAAAGATAGTCTTGCCCATAATGAATATGGAGATTCAATAATTAAAAGTTCTGAAAAATTTTCTATTGAAAAGAATTTGTTATTAAGACTAGAGCCAATTGAATTTAATGGAGATACTCTGCAAAAAGGGGAGACTAGAAAAATTAATATTTCTCTTGAAAATGGTGATATGCTAGAAGAATTAGCAAATTATGAAAATCTTAGTTTAGATGTTCAAATTAAAACAGGAAATAATTGTTGTAGACAAATTAAGAACAATATATATGAATATGAATTGATAAATAATCATTCAGCTGATATTTATGTTGTAGGTAATAAGGATACAGACGCTTCTTTGGAAAAGAAAGAGTTAAGCTTTGAAATCACTTATCATTTTGAAAATAAAAAAGGTAATTCATATGATACAACAATGATGACGTATTATGAATATTATGTGAAATGAAAACATAGCTAACAAAGGCTGAAAAAGCATAGCGTTATTGATGAAATTGCTAGGTTGTTGCGTGTAAGAAAGCCCGTCACAGATTGAAAAAAATTCAAAATACTTGTGGCTATTTAGCAGACGGAAGGTAAGTTCTTTGAAATGCTTTTTAGTCGAGTCGTTTACTGTATACCGAGCATTATTGACATTATTAATGAATCCTACAAAATGGTTACTCGAATACATGAATCCGTATCTTGACATGATACCTGATCGGTTCAAGGAGAAAGAGATTCAAGGTGATTACTCATCAGCAACGATAAGCATTTCACATCCAGTTGAGATAGAAAGTAAACTGAGAATAGATAGCAAAAAGGGAATCATTTTAATTCAGTACAAGGAAATCACTACAACCTATCACTGCAATATTTTTAACTATAGAAAGCAAATATCAAAAGTGTGGGAGGATACAGTAAGATTGATTCACGTTGATAAAACAGAATTAAAAAAAACTACTTTAAGTGTTAATCAATATGTGTTGACTTTCTGTGAACCAAGTACAGGCATCATTCTGGAAATTGAAACAATGAAAAGGAGAATTGGCTGGGGCGAAATTTATAAAGTCTTCCCAACCAAAGAAAGTGCAATTAAATATGCTGAATTGTTAATTCGTAACAGAGACATCGAATGTACGCTTCTAGATAGTCAATATCAATACTTGCAGAGCATTGCAAGATAGTAGAAGTACTATCGCCAACAATATATATAAATCATGCAAGTGGAATTCCATTCAGGAGTTGTCAAGTCTAGATAACTCTAACAATCTTATAAATATCTTGAAATCGAAAATTCCCAAAGAAGGTGAAGATAAGGGTGATGCAGTTTTCTTTAGTTCAACAGGTGAAATGATTGAAAAGAACATTTGATCTCAATGAACTACGTGAAACAGAACATGAACTTTTCTGGTGTGCACTAGAGAAGGGTTGGGAGAAATTATCTAATCAAGGTTCAGACTATTCAACACTTAACCCTGACAGATTACAGGAACTACTTAATTTGGATAAATGAAATAGGGAATCCTAGTGATATCAATTTTTGGACTTTTACAGGTTCAGTCTTGTTCAAATTGTAGGGACAAAGTATTCAGTGTAATTGTCGAGCAACATTCTATTGTCCTATTTGAGCATGGGAATGAATTGGAGTTCCTTTATCAGGAACATTAGCAGGTATATAAAGATAAGCTATTCTGAGCCACCCCTTAAAGGGGTGGCTTTTCCATTGTCATTAATGTTAAAAAAATAAACAATTCGTGTTTTAATCTACCTTTTAGTCGATTTTGTAAGGTTTTTATCTTGTTTTGTCGAATTTTACATCTGAAAATGTTTAAAATATTGACATTTTATTTAGGTGTTTGTACTTTGCTAATGCTTAATCTTGTATCAATTCTATTTTTTTAACCAATAATGAGTAAAATAAGCCCTAAAGAGATTGACCAGCTGTTCCATGATTATATCGGTACTCGAGAATTTGAAGGACAGACACCAAAAGCAAGGCAAGCTGCCTTTTTGATGTACCAGAACAATAGGAACAAAGCGAGAAAACCTAAAGCAAAGTAATATGTTGTCTGTCAAGAAATGAAAAAGCCCCTCATCACTGAAGGGCTTTTCTTATATATTAATGTCTCTTCTAAGAGCTTTTCTCCTTCAGTAGCTCTATAATCATTTCCTTGTCTTGTATGGTCTTCTTGAGGTACTTGTTTTCTTCTTCAAGGCTTTTAGCTTCCGATTCTAGTAGCTTTACTTTGAATCTCAGTTCTCCAAGCTCTTCCTCTTTTTTTACACACTCCTCACAAGCTCCTACTTTCCTTGGCTGGATAGACAGCCCACTTCTTACCATTTCCCCAATACCAGTTGCCAACCATTCTGGATTATAGTTAGGGTACTGCTCCAGGATAGGTTTCATAAACTCAGCAGGGAGGAAGTCCTCTTTTGAGTTCAATGCATCTGTAACATCTTGAGCTTCCTTTCCTATTTTCTTGGCAAACATCATGATAGTGATGTTCTCATTGGATAGAAGCTGATCTATGCTATTCTTATACACTGGAAGGTTTGCTATCTCAGGAGGGTTCTTGAGCATATTGCCTTGACCTGTAAGGAGCCAATTTGCATCATACTGTGGAAAATTATCCATTATATTTTGAAGCCACTTTGCTTGTATGTCTGAATTGTTCCTTAAAGCTTTGCTGATCATACCTTGGCTACAGCCAATTTTCTGCTCAAAAGATCTTGCGCTTATCCCCTCATTTTCAATGAGTTTACCTATTCTGTTTATAATCATATGAAAAAAAACGTGAACAATTATCCACGAAAATTTGATGATGTGGATAATTATTTCCAAATTTGTAATGAAGTAAGCGCAATACAAGCGCATGAAGTAAAACGGTAAACGAATGTAAAACTATGGCTGTAATTATCAAAGAAAAACCTGACACGAGGCTTAACCTGACAGTAGCTAGAAGTTTCCATGAAATGGTCAAGGAAAAGGCTAAGGCAAGAAACCTTACAATGACCGATTACATCTATGAACTGGTTGTGACGGATAACCGTCCGCCAAGGTGTTCTAAGCTATCAACATCACAAATTACAGAAACATCCCAATCATGATAGACGAGAGATGCATGACAGCTCCACAGTTGGCCGAGGCATTAGGTCGAAGTGTGGGGAGTGTCTACCAATTAAAGCATAAGGGAGTAATTCCTTTTTACACAGCAGGTGGTCCAAAGCAAACAAGGTACGACCTAGAAGAAGTCAAGACAGCTTTATCCAATCATTACAGACAGTACAGGGGAGAGTGTATATCTGAGATGAGGGCAGAGGCTGAGTTTCAAAACCGCAAAAGACAAATGCAGTAGTATAACACTGTAGAAAATCACTTTATGATAGTCACAACCGTCGAACTGACCGCAAGCATTTGCGGAGCAGAATGGGATCTTATTGCCGATTGTGTAATAGAACATGGCGAGCCTGAAGTAACCTATTATGCTGATGGTTCAGGACATCCCGGATGTGGTCCCGATATAACAATTGAGATGCTGAAAGGTCGTCCGGTGTGGCTACCTGAGGGCATGATGATGAACATTACAGGACTGGCTCAAAGGTGTGGCACACTGGAGGAGCTGGAACATACAATCCTTGAGGAATACCTCGACTAAGCTGAAATACTAAACCCAATCACTGATGGACTACTACGACGAAAAAGATAACAGGGCATTACGCATGTTTTCTGTCATCCCGCTTATGCTGGTGCTGGCAGGCATCGCATACTATTTACTATTCACATTCACAGATTTAATCTTTTTAAATATGAAAGAGCAAAACAACACCCCAGAGCAAAAGAATGAGCTGCAAGAAATTAGAAGTGAAGCTAATCAAGTAGCAGCTACCAAAATCAATTTGGATAATCAGGTAAAGGCAGACCTGACCAATGCAGATGATGTACTGCAAACCATGCAGGACGCTGAAGCCGCACCGCTCAATATGTCGGGTGACGTCTGGAACCCAACCTCAATGAATGAGTCAAGACGCCTGATGTTTATGGGCCATGACTTCTGCACCTTCGAGTCCAAATACGGAAACAAGGATGTACTGACACTTCCCTATGTACAGTTTGCGGAAGCCTATGTGGACAGCACACAGAAGACCCAGATCAGAATTGTTTCCACAGCAAGGGCAAGCATTGTCAACTTCTTTCTGCAATACAACAAGAAGGCGAATACTATCACTGGCTACAGGCAACCCCAAAAGTCCGCATGGCTTGTGACCTATCAAGGCGTCATAGTCAAGGGTGACAAGAATATCCACAACTACAGCATTAACCCACTTGTAATCAAATGACACAAAAACAAGACTATTACAGCATCAAAGACAGGGTGAGCAATAGCTCCCTGTCTTACCTGAAACAAAGCCCGATGCACTTCAAGGCATTCCTTGATGGTGATCTGGACAAGGATACTAACCCTATGAACTTTGGCAGATACCTGCATGAGAAAGTGCTGGAGCCCCATAAGGTGGACAAGCGATGGGCGGTAAAGCAGGATGGCAGGACAAAGGTTGGCAAGGCAGCAAACGCTGAAGCCTTGGAAGCTGGCTTGCAGCTGATCAGTCAGGATGAAGCCGACAAGGCTAAGGATTTGGCTGAGTCACTCAGTAAATGTGATACACTGGATTACCATCTCAACTTTTTCAGGAAAGATACACTACTGGAGCATGAAATCTTCTTTGAGATGGAAGGTGTGCCCTGCAAGTCCAAGCTGGATATGGTGGTGAAAGGGAAGTTTGTACTAGACCTCAAGACTGCTGCCAGCGCCAAGCCTGAAGAGTTCAAGCGTAAAGCCACATTCGCCTATGATTATGACCGTCAGGCAGCATTTTACAAGGCTGCTGCTGAAGCTGCAGGACTGTGGGAAGAGGGAATGAAATTCTATTTCCTCGCAGTGGAAAAAGAGCCGCCTTATGCCTGGTCATTGATTGAGGTGGATGATACCATCCTCAAACGTGGCGAGCGAAAGTACAAGGAGCTGCTGGAACTTTACAAGGAATGCAAAGCGAAGAATGAGTGGCCCGGTTACGGTGCTGACCTGTGGGAAGATGAGACTGAAAGAGAAATGACGTTTGAGGCTACTCCCGTAAGTGCTGCGGATATTTCTATGAGTGAGATGATGCAGATGTTAGGCATGCCTCAAAAATCGAATAACGTAGCGTACACGAAGCCCCGTTATCGCCTATCCAAAAAATTAGGAGAATGGGCAGCTACTCCCATCAGCTAAGGTAACCATCTCCCCTTCATTTCGAGAGGTCAGGTCGTTAGCTGTAAATCGAAAAATCGCAATCTGTAACAAAAACAATGGGGCAAATAGGTTCCCGAGTCTACCTGCCCCATAGATCATTAAATTCTAACTGGATAACTGATATGTGTGTCAATCGAGTTCCCAAGAATGGCAATTACACCATTCTGGACAATTTATTCATCTATGATCAAAACCTATCCTATAAGGAAGTAGGGATTCTGGTGTATTGCCTTTCACGCCCGAACGACTGGGTGTTCTCCATCAAGGAGATTGCCAGCCACTCAAGGGACGGCATAGACGCAGTAAGGACGGGCATTGCCAACCTTGT is a window from the Limibacter armeniacum genome containing:
- a CDS encoding helix-turn-helix transcriptional regulator, yielding MIDERCMTAPQLAEALGRSVGSVYQLKHKGVIPFYTAGGPKQTRYDLEEVKTALSNHYRQYRGECISEMRAEAEFQNRKRQMQ
- a CDS encoding PD-(D/E)XK nuclease-like domain-containing protein, coding for MTQKQDYYSIKDRVSNSSLSYLKQSPMHFKAFLDGDLDKDTNPMNFGRYLHEKVLEPHKVDKRWAVKQDGRTKVGKAANAEALEAGLQLISQDEADKAKDLAESLSKCDTLDYHLNFFRKDTLLEHEIFFEMEGVPCKSKLDMVVKGKFVLDLKTAASAKPEEFKRKATFAYDYDRQAAFYKAAAEAAGLWEEGMKFYFLAVEKEPPYAWSLIEVDDTILKRGERKYKELLELYKECKAKNEWPGYGADLWEDETEREMTFEATPVSAADISMSEMMQMLGMPQKSNNVAYTKPRYRLSKKLGEWAATPIS